GGGAGCGGCCCACGCTCCTGACCCCTGAGATGATCGCGGCCAGCGACCTGGCGATCACGCTCGGCTGCGGAGAGCAGTGCCCCTACGTCCCCGGGGTGGTCTACCGCGACTGGCCCGTCGCCGACCCGGGCGGGCAGGACCCGGCCACCGTGCTGGAGATCGTCGCCGACCTGGACGCCCGGGCGCGCGACCTTGTCCGCGAGCTCGCGCCCGACCTGGACGTGCCGCCGAGCGTCCTGCCTCCCGCCGACACGCCGACGTGAAGCGGCTCCAGCGAGCACGTGCTCGCTGGAGCCGCTCGGGACCGGCGTGTCGCCGGCACCCGTGAGAAAGTGCTCGCGCCGCGACCTAGATGACGGCCCAGTTGTGGCCGAGCACCTCGTGCAGGTTGAACTTCTCGTTGATGGCGTGCACCTCGAAGTAGAGCTCGCGACCCTCCGCCATGTCGTAGTTGCAGTCCCGGTAGTCCTTGCCGGTCGGGATGGCGCAGGTGCCGGCGCGGCCGTAGTCGGTGGCCCACCGGGCCTCGATCCGCCAGCCGTCGGTCTCCAGGTCCTCGACCCGCAGGTGGTCGCCGTCGGGGTCGAAGCAGGCGATGCCGAAGGTGACGTCGCCGGCGCAGACCACGGGCTTGGCCGCCGTCTCCGCGTCGGTCCCGGCCTCCGCGGCTGAGGCGCCCGGTGCCGTCGCGAGACCGGTCAGCAACAGCCCCGCGCTCGCGGCCATGGCCCCCGCGGCGCCCCGGTAGCGGGCCAGCGTCGTCATGCGTGTGCGTCGTGTCATCTCCACGTTCCTCCCGGTCGGTGTTGTGTCGTGGAGCCCGCCACGTTAGGTATGCCGTGCGCCGCGCCACCACCCCCGTCGCGGCTCCGGATCCCCTTGGCAGGCGACTGCATACCGAGGTCGGGG
This genomic stretch from Ornithinimicrobium humiphilum harbors:
- a CDS encoding low molecular weight phosphatase family protein is translated as MNTSGQVTQVVFACVRNGGRSVIARLLTEHYAQGRVVALSAGTRPGDEIHPEVASALGQLGLDTSRERPTLLTPEMIAASDLAITLGCGEQCPYVPGVVYRDWPVADPGGQDPATVLEIVADLDARARDLVRELAPDLDVPPSVLPPADTPT